One region of Glycine max cultivar Williams 82 chromosome 9, Glycine_max_v4.0, whole genome shotgun sequence genomic DNA includes:
- the LOC102664459 gene encoding protein MAINTENANCE OF MERISTEMS-like has translation MTERYAWGVAALVHMYDQLNDACISHSRQLGGYITLLQCWIYEHFLSVADSTADQDYNKDSPRACRWIAMKKTVKSIRTSAYRERLDRLRIPDVCWIPYGEHRSVRDFHVRSCYFSLLRWGPVAIYYRPERVVWQFGYTQTIPTPPVDSWLSYDDINDRWMHYSDHIVPTGEVCAVPGQCASDYMDWFFCISHPFMTPGHTSDPLSDGHAPQS, from the exons ATGACGGAGAGGTACGCCTGGGGAGTGGCTGCTCTGGTGCATATGTACGACCAGCTGAACGATGCATGTATCAGCCACAGCCGACAACTTGGTGGTTACATCACACTGCTTCAg TGCTGGATTTACGAGCACTTTCTGTCAGTCGCGGACTCCACTGCTGATCAGGACTACAACAAGGATTCTCCACGTGCGTGTAGGTGGATTGCGATGAAGAAGACTGTGAAGAGCATTCGTACGTCGGCGTACAGGGAGCGCCTGGACCGACTCCGAATTCCGGATGTCTGTTGGATCCCGTATGGGGAACACCGATCGGTCCGGGACTTCCACGTCAGATCATGCTATTTCAGTCTCTTGCGCTGGGGGCCTGTTGCTATTTATTACCGACCAGAGAGGGTCGTGTGGCAGTTTGGATACACGCAGACCATTCCTACTCCTCCTGTTGATTCATGGCTCTCGTATGATGACATAAAcgacaggtggatgcactacTCAGATCATATCGTTCCAACAGGTGAGGTGTGCGCTGTGCCAGGTCAGTGTGCCAGTGACTACATGGACTGGTTCTTCTGCATCTCGCATCCTTTCATGACACCTGGCCACACATCAGATCCTCTGTCTGATGGTCATGCCCCACAGTCCTGA
- the LOC100787152 gene encoding protein MEI2-like 5: MRQSFDPSSLGPSKIPSIKIPGKAGNGAWEALSGSDSYHASSDASLFSSSLPVLPHEKLNLNETANAYQSIDDISSGFKKLHQDAEGNGSLEDGDTHAIGPALPDDEEELLAGIMDDFDLSGLPGSLEDLEEYDLFGCGGGMELETDPQESLTVGISKLSFADSTVGSVLPPYSFPNGVGAVAGEHPYGEHPSRTLFVRNINSNVEDSELRALFEQYGDIRTLYTACKHRGFVMISYYDIRAARTAMRSLQNKPLRRRKLDIHFSIPKDNPSDKDINQGTLVVFNLDPSVSNEDLRQIFGAYGEVKEIRETPHKRHHKFIEFYDVRAAEAALKSLNRSDIAGKRIKLEPSRPGGARRNLMLQLNQELDQEESRSFRYQVSSPVANSPPGNWLQFNSPVEQNSMQTINHSPGSRIISPTTGNHLPGLASILQPQVSNAVKAAAIGNDLGRSSQGEHIFSGMNSSHGATFQSHSLPEPKFSQYRGALSSIGPSTSNGSSVETLSGPQFLWGSPTLYSEHTKPSVWPRSSVGHPFAASNGKSHAFPYSTQNSSFVGSSQHHHHHHVGSAPSGLPFERHFGFHPESSETSFMNNVGYGGIGLGHNDGNYMVNAGGSVNPNTTIPRNISDNGSSNLRMRSSPRLSPVFLGNGPYPGLPPTTLESLADRARSRWIENNGSQVDSKKQFQLDLDKIRSGEDTRTTLMIKNIPNKYTSKMLLAAIDENHRGAYDFLYLPIDFKKKCNVGYAFINMLSPFLIIPFYETFNGKKWEKFNSEKVASLAYARIQGKSALVSHFQNSSLMNEDKRCRPILFHSEGSEVGDLIVQEHLSSNSNNLNIQAPRPSEFYSSDFAGSPPKAGPSASLDTN; this comes from the exons ATGAGGCAGTCTTTTGATCCTTCATCTTTGG GTCCTTCCAAGATTCCATCTATAAAAATACCTGGAAAAGCAGGGAATGGTGCATGGGAGGCTTTGTCTGGATCTGATTCCTACCATGCTTCGTCGGATGCTAGCCTCTTTTCTAGCTCATTACCTGTTCTTCCGcatgaaaaat TGAACTTGAATGAAACTGCAAATGCTTATCAATCTATTGACGACATCTCATCCGGCTTTAAGAAGCTCCATCAAGATGCTGAGGGCAATGGTTCACTTGAAGACGGTGATACTCATGCAATTGGACCTGCCCTTCCTGATGATGAGGAGGAGCTTTTAGCTGGCATAATGGATGATTTTGACTTAAGTGGTTTGCCTGGTTCTCTTGAGGACTTAGAAGAGTATGATCTTTTTGGTTGTGGTGGAGGTATGGAACTAGAAACTGATCCACAGGAAAGTCTCACTGTGGGTATATCTAAGCTAAGCTTTGCAGATAGTACCGTTGGCAGTGTTTTGCCCCCTTATTCTTTTCCCAATGGTGTGGGAGCTGTTGCGGGAGAACATCCATATGGAGAGCATCCTTCTCGAACATTATTTGTTCGGAATATTAACAGTAATGTGGAGGATTCAGAGCTGAGAGCCCTTTTTGAG CAATATGGTGATATTAGAACCCTATACACTGCATGCAAACATCGGGGATTTGTAATGATATCCTATTATGATATCCGTGCTGCTCGAACAGCTATGCGTTCATTACAGAACAAACCTCTACGGCGCAGGAAACTAGACATTCATTTCTCAATACCAAAG GACAATCCATCAGACAAGGATATCAACCAGGGAACATTGGTAGTTTTCAATTTGGATCCATCTGTTTCAAATGAAGACCTGCGTCAAATATTTGGGGCTTATGGAGAGGTCAAAGAG ATAAGGGAAACTCCTCACAAGAGGCATCACAAGTTTATTGAATTCTATGATGTCAGAGCAGCCGAAGCAGCACTTAAATCATTAAACAGGAGTGACATAGCTGGTAAACGCATAAAGCTTGAACCTAGTCGACCTGGAGGAGCTCGTAGAAA TTTGATGCTCCAATTAAATCAAGAGCTTGACCAAGAAGAATCTCGGAGTTTCCGATACCAAGTGAGTTCACCTGTAGCTAACTCTCCCCCAG GTAACTGGTTACAGTTCAACAGCCCTGTTGAGCAGAATTCAATGCAAACTATCAATCATTCTCCTGGTTCTAGGATCATAAGCCCAACAACAGGCAATCATTTACCTGGATTAGCTTCAATTTTGCAACCACAAGTATCTAACGCTGTAAAGGCTGCTGCTATTGGCAATGACTTGGGAAGGAGCAGTCAAGGAGAGCACATATTTTCCGGTATGAATTCATCACACGGAGCTACTTTTCAGTCGCATTCACTTCCAGAGCCTAAATTCAGCCAATATCGTGGAGCATTGTCCTCAATTGGTCCATCAACATCAAATGGATCCTCAGTGGAAACTTTGTCTGGGCCACAGTTTCTATGGGGAAGCCCAACTCTCTACTCAGAGCATACCAAACCTTCAGTTTGGCCAAGATCATCTGTGGGGCATCCGTTTGCTGCATCCAATGGAAAGAGCCATGCCTTCCCATATTCAACTCAGAATAGTTCTTTTGTTGGTTCATCCCAGCATCATCACCACCATCATGTCGGCTCTGCCCCATCAGGTTTGCCTTTTGAGAGGCACTTTGGTTTCCATCCTGAGTCATCTGAAACTTCATTCATGAATAATGTTGGCTATGGAGGCATTGGTCTTGGGCATAATGATGGAAATTACATGGTTAATGCGGGTGGATCTGTTAATCCTAACACTACTATCCCAAGAAATATATCTGATAATGGTTCATCAAACTTAAGAATGAGATCTTCTCCAAGGCTTAGCCCTGTCTTTTTGGGAAATGGTCCTTATCCAGGACTGCCACCTACCACTTTGGAGAGTTTGGCTGACCGTGCTCGGAGTAGATGGATAGAGAACAATGGGAGCCAAGTTGATAGCAAGAAGCAATTTCAGCTCGATTTGGATAAGATTAGAAGTGGTGAAGATACAAGGACTACATTAATGATAAAGAATATCCCAAACAA ATACACCTCAAAAATGTTATTAGCTGCCATTGATGAAAATCATAGGGGTGCTTATGATTTTCTCTATCTGCCAATTGACTTTAAG AAAAAATGCAATGTGGGCTATGCATTTATCAACATGCTGTCACCCTTTCTTATTATTCCATTCTATGAG ACATTCAATGGGAAGAAATGGGAGAAATTTAATAGTGAAAAAGTTGCATCTTTGGCATATGCTCGAATTCAAGGAAAATCTGCCCTTGTGAGCCACTTCCAAAATTCAAGTTTGATGAATGAAGATAAACGATGTCGCCCTATTCTCTTCCACTCAGAGGGTTCTGAAGTTGGTGATCTG ATTGTACAAGAGCACCTTTCTTCCAACTCCAACAATCTAAACATTCAGGCACCTAGGCCAAGTGAATTCTATTCAAGTGATTTTGCTGGGAGTCCTCCAAAGGCGGGCCCTTCTGCAAGCTTGGATACaaattaa